A genome region from Magnolia sinica isolate HGM2019 chromosome 8, MsV1, whole genome shotgun sequence includes the following:
- the LOC131253741 gene encoding probable LRR receptor-like serine/threonine-protein kinase At3g47570, whose protein sequence is MDLPPMSLWANWSFLLLSSIHLPCFFVSAAHLSNETDILALLKFKHLITDDPLHSLSYWNHSLHFCHWQGVTCGGRRHPQRVTALNLTNKNLVGPISPFIGNLTFLRRIDLSENGFHGTIPEEMGRLFRLQYLSLTNNTFTGENPANLTHCSELKVLLVFRNRLAGRIPTELGSLLKLSKLDLGHNSLTGSIPPSLGNLSFLTYLFLSVNSLEGSIPDDLGRLANLEKLLISQNEVSGRIPTQLYNLSSIIILDVGLNRLHGNLPPNLGLILPNLQELYLVENQFTGPIPVSLSNASGLVVIELEDNSFSGSVPMNFGSLKGTLSKLRLWGNKLGVGKGRDLTFLDSLTNCSSLQVLDVGINRLNGALPVSIANLSIQLRKLILDDNMIFGSIPSEIQNLVSLTVLGMEDNFLTGTIPIGVGKLNKVEQLYLNTNELSGQIPSSLGNISRLWQLSLYENNLSGTIPSTLGNCINLQIIYLHSNKFSSSLPKQIFSFPSLIELYVGNNYFTDSLPHEASYLKALGTFNVSNNKLSGEIPSSLGNCLSLEHLSLDGNFFQGSIPPTFSTLRGLRSLDLSRNNLSGKIPKYLEKLALEYLNLSFNDFEGELPKQGVFGNASQVSVLGNSKLCGSIQELKLPPCSSQASKKRGMSRASKVKISVVVVVLCLILLSSFFATLYWIRKMRRKPVAVPSAEDSFVNVSYAELFKATDGFSSANSVGTGSFGTVFKGILDRLGTMVAIKVFNLQRQGAMRSFIAECEALRNIRHRNLVKIITCCSSIDFKGNDFKALVYEYMPNGSLEKWLHGDGHDQLGRKLKFTQMLNIAIDVAFALDYLHNDCETSIIHRDLKPSNILLDDDMTARVGDFGLARFLSEVSQTNSVGMKGSIGYIAPEYAMGSKASAQGDVYSYGILLLEMITGKGPTDDMFKDNLSLHHFAKSALPEQVREIVDPQLLLEEAEVTRHNENHVDRRNRMHDCLISMVKVGVLCSAESPRERMWMKDVVAELHTIKDLYLGVGIHRDK, encoded by the exons ATGGATCTCCCTCCTATGAGCCTGTGGGCAAATTGgtcatttctccttctctcttccattCACCTTCCATGTTTTTTCGTATCTGCCGCTCACTTATCCAACGAAACTGATATCCTTGCTTTGCTCAAATTCAAACATCTGATAACCGACGATCCTCTCCATTCCTTGAGCTACTGGAACCATTCTCTCCACTTCTGCCACTGGCAAGGTGTCACTTGCGGTGGTCGCCGTCATCCTCAAAGGGTAACCGCCTTAAACCTCACAAACAAGaacttggtgggacccatatctcccttcatagggaacctCACCTTCCTCAGAAGAATCGATCTTTCAGAGAACGGCTTCCACGGGACTATTCCTGAAGAGATGGGCCGTTTGTTCCGCTTGCAGTATCTCAGTCTCACCAATAACACATTCACCGGAGAAAATCCTGCAAATCTGACCCACTGTTCTGAACTCAAAGTCCTTTTGGTTTTCCGGAACCGGCTTGCAGGGAGGATTCCAACTGAGCTTGGCTCTCTATTGAAGCTCTCCAAATTGGACCTTGGTCATAACAGTCTTACAGGAAGCATCCCAccttcacttggaaacctttcgtTTCTCACTTACCTTTTTCTTTCAGTAAACAGCCTGGAGGGCAGCATCCCAGATGACCTTGGTCGGTTGGCAAACTTAGAGAAGCTTTTAATTTCTCAAAATGAAGTGTCAGGTAGGATTCCGACCCAGCTATACAATCTCTCCTCTATTATCATTTTGGACGTGGGATTGAACAGATTGCATGGAAATCTTCCTCCCAACTTAGGCCTCATTCTTCCTAATCTCCAAGAACTTTACTTGGTCGAAAACCAATTCACAGGACCCATACCagtttcattatccaatgcttcTGGACTTGTAGTTATTGAACTTGAAGACAATAGCTTTAGCGGATCCGTGCCTATGAATTTTGGAAGCCTCAAGGGTACTCTGTCCAAGTTACGATTGTGGGGCAATAAACTTGGAGTTGGGAAAGGTCGTGACTTGACTTTTCTTGATTCTTTGACGAATTGCAGTAGCTTACAAGTACTGGACGTAGGCATTAACCGTCTCAACGGTGCGTTGCCTGTCTCCATAGCTAATCTTTCGATCCAGCTGAGAAAACTAATTTTAGATGATAACATGATATTCGGAAGCATCCCATCTGAGATTCAGAATCTTGTCAGCTTAACAGTGTTGGGTATGGAAGATAACTTTTTAACAGGTACTATTCCCATTGGTGTTGGGAAGCTTAACAAGGTGGAACAACTTTACTTGAATACAAATGAATTATCAGGGCAAATTCCATCTTCCTTGGGCAACATCTCTCGATTGTGGCAACTCAGTTTATATGAAAACAATCTATCGGGGACCATACCTTCAACTCTTGGTAATTGCATAAACCTGCAAATCATATACCTCCACAGTAATAAGTTTAGCAGTAGCTTACCCAAACAAATTTTCAGCTTTCCATCCTTGATTGAACTTTACGTTGGAAATAATTATTTTACCGATAGTCTGCCACATGAAGCCAGTTACTTGAAAGCTCTTGGAACATTCaatgtttctaataacaaattGTCAGGCGAAATTCCAAGTTCGCTGGGCAATTGTCTCAGCCTAGAGCATCTCTCGTTGGATGGAAACTTCTTTCAAGGATCAATTCCTCCAACATTTAGTACTCTAAGAGGTCTTCGATCCCTGGATCTTTCACGCAATAACCTGTCTGGGAAGATTCCAAAATATCTGGAGAAGCTTGCTCTAGAGTATCTAAATCTATCCTTCAATGATTTCGAGGGTGAATTACCAAAACAAGGGGTGTTTGGAAATGCTAGTCAAGTTTCAGTGCTTGGAAACAGTAAACTTTGTGGGAGTATTCAAGAATTAAAATTGCCACCATGCTCCAGCCAAGCTTCCAAGAAACGGGGAATGTCTCGTGCTTCAAAAGTAAAAATCTCAGTAGTTGTTGTTGTCCTCTGTCTTATTTTACTATCATCTTTCTTTGCCACTCTTTATTGGATAAGAAAGATGAGAAGGAAACCTGTTGCTGTGCCTTCTGCGGAGGATTCTTTTGTGAACGTATCTTATGCAGAACTCTTTAAAGCAACAGATGGGTTCTCCTCAGCCAATTCGGTCGGCACTGGAAGTTTTGGCACTGTATTTAAAGGAATTCTAGATCGTCTTGGAACTATGGTAGCAATTAaagtcttcaaccttcaacgaCAAGGAGCTATGAGGAGCTTCATCGCCGAATGTGAGGCCTTGagaaacattaggcatcggaatctTGTTAAGATCATAACTTGTTGCTCAAGCATTGATTTTAAAGGAAATGATTTTAAAGCTCTAGTTTATGAGTACATGCCTAATGGAAGTCTAGAGAAGTGGTTGCACGGAGATGGTCATGACCAGCTGGGAAGGAAATTGAAGTTTACTCAAATGCTAAACATAGCCATAGATGTGGCTTTTGCACTGGATTATCTACATAATGACTGCGAAACGTCTATCATTCATCGAGATTTAAAGCCGAGCAacattcttcttgatgatgacatgactGCTCGTGTGGGTGATTTTGGGCTGGCCAGGTTCTTATCTGAGGTTTCTCAAACCAACTCGGTTGGAATGAAGGGATCTATTGGATACATCGCTCCAG AGTATGCGATGGGCAGTAAAGCATCTGCACAAGGTGATGTTTACAGCTATGGAATCCTTTTATTGGAGATGATCACTGGAAAGGGGCCAACTGATGATAtgtttaaggacaatctaagccttcatcattttgctAAGTCGGCTTTGCCTGAACAAGTAAGGGAGATTGTTGATCCACAACTGCTCTTGGAAGAAGCTGAAGTTACTCGACACAATGAAAATCATGTTGATAGAAGAAATAGAATGCATGATtgcttgatttcaatggtcaaaGTCGGTGTTTTGTGCTCTGCGGAATCTCCAAGAGAACGAATGTGGATGAAAGATGTTGTTGCAGAATTGCATACAATCAAGGACTTGTATCTTGGGGTCGGGATCCACAGAGACAAATAA